The genomic region TGAATGCTCAGGTGGAACCTGGGTGGCCACCAGGTGAATATGATCGGGATGCCCAAGAGTTCTTCCGAGACCGCCTGAAAGAAGGCGGCGTGGCAGTCATTGGGTGGTACGGTTGGTATGCAGTCAGGTGTGGAAGCCCATATCAGCCTTCAGTATTGGTGGGCGCAGGTGGATATTTCGGACCCCCGAGTGAAGAGGGCGAGGTCGAAATAGGCTTTTCGGTAATGCCTGCATGGCAAGGTTTGGGTTACGCCACAGAAATAGCCGAGACGCTTATCG from Candidatus Aegiribacteria sp. harbors:
- a CDS encoding GNAT family N-acetyltransferase, coding for MNESKSIKLSTNRLELIAATLDHVCAELEAPERLASLLNAQVEPGWPPGEYDRDAQEFFRDRLKEGGVAVIGWYGWYAVRCGSPYQPSVLVGAGGYFGPPSEEGEVEIGFSVMPAWQGLGYATEIAETLIENAFTDIQVQKVIAHTTPVNLASCKVLEKCGFRYVCRNEESDNNRFEILRNTCA